The following coding sequences are from one Nicotiana tomentosiformis chromosome 3, ASM39032v3, whole genome shotgun sequence window:
- the LOC104108677 gene encoding protein PLASTID TRANSCRIPTIONALLY ACTIVE 10 yields the protein MQTLQSSSLFFTFPSSKTLLKPQSSKFSSFSLFPSSLSKPSRPLTLHCFSSDEFPVGDDDAFLEAFGPKEKESEEEARRKNWVDRGWAPWEEILSPEANFARKSLNEGEEVALQSPEAIEAFKMLSPNYRKKKISDMGITEDEYYAKQFEIKGEISEPLSTMWAGPLVVRHVPPRDWPPRGWEVDKKELEFIRETHKLQSVRVDYDKVEEMVKMETDDMGLDRYKMFLKQYNEWVAANKDRLEKESYKYDQDYYPGRRKRGKDYQDGMYELPFYYPGQICAGKVTAIHLYQGAFVDIGGVHDGWVPIKRNDWYWIRHHIKVGMHVIVEILAKRDPYRFRFPIEMRFIDPNIDHLIFNRFDFAPIFHRDEDTNLDELRRDCGRQPLPRKDPGVKVEEEPLLSNHPYVDKLWQIHNAEQMILDDMEANPVKYKGKNLTELTDDEDFDEENRIEYSKAYYKKALLPKMITKVSVKELDLEAAFAERQHHNKLRMEAQERGEVYKIPKLRRNIEMDEYDFIHWRRSLEEREAMLRDISCRRALGLPLEEPGRYVDPSAFGKDQYDPDSPLYRYDYWGEPKNSEKSKQERMTDVHNKSIVGKGTVWYEMAYEDAVKERMQMEAQGIVRELYDEDSDSDEVGTDDDDDDEEDFDYSILGDPSANISNQPYVNGTESRLSDEGMFED from the exons ATGCAAACTCTTCAAAGCTCTTCTTTGTTCTTCACATTCCCATCTTCTAAAACCCTCCTTAAACCCCAATCTTCAAAATTCAGTTCTTTTTCTTTATTCCCCTCTTCTTTATCCAAGCCTTCCCGACCTCTTACACTTCACTGTTTCAGTTCAGATGAATTCCCAGTAGGTGATGACGACGCATTTCTCGAAGCATTTGGGCCCAAGGAGAAAGAATCCGAAGAAGAAGCCCGTCGCAAAAACTGGGTCGACCGTGGTTGGGCTCCATGGGAAGAAATCCTTTCACCTGAAGCTAATTTCGCCCGAAAATCTCTCAACGAAGGAGAAGAAGTCGCCCTTCAATCTCCTGAAGCTATTGAAGCTTTTAAAATGCTTAGCCCAAACTACCGAAAAAAGAAAATTTCAGATATGGGTATAACGGAAGATGAGTATTACGCTAAGCAATTTGAGATTAAAGGTGAAATTTCTGAGCCTTTGAGTACTATGTGGGCTGGGCCTTTAGTGGTTCGTCATGTGCCGCCTAGGGACTGGCCGCCGAGGGGGTGGGAGGTTGATAAGAAGGAATTGGAGTTCATTAGGGAAACCCATAAGCTGCAGTCAGTGAGAGTGGACTATGATAAAGTGGAGGAAATGGTGAAAATGGAGACTGATGATATGGGGTTGGACCGGTATAAGATGTTTCTGAAGCAGTACAATGAGTGGGTTGCTGCTAATAAAGATAGATTGGAAAAAGAATCTTATAAG TATGACCAGGATTATTATCCTGGGAGGAGAAAAAGGGGAAAGGATTACCAAGATGGAATG TATGAACTCCCGTTTTACTACCCAGGACAA ATTTGTGCAGGTAAGGTGACAGCTATACATCTTTATCAAGGAGCATTTGTTGACATTGGAGGTGTTCATGATGG GTGGGTGCCAATAAAGCGAAATGACTGGTATTGGATCCGCCATCACATAAAAGTTGGTATGCATGTCATAGTTGAAATTCTG GCTAAACGCGATCCTTACAGGTTTCGGTTCCCTATTGAGATGCGCTTTATTGATCCTAACATAGATCACCTAAT CTTTAATAGATTTGATTTTGCGCCTATATTTCACCGTGATGAGGATACAAATCTAGATGAATTGCGC CGTGACTGTGGAAGACAACCTCTTCCTAGAAAAGACCCTGGAGTCAAAGTCGAAGAAGAACCACTATTATCAAATCACCCCTACGTGGACAAG TTATGGCAAATCCATAATGCTGAACAAATGATTCTGGATGACATGGAGGCAAATCCTGTTAAATATAAAGGCAAAAACTTGACAGAGTTAACTGATGATGAAGATTTTGATGAAGAAAATCGCATTGAATACTCCAAAGCTTATTATAAGAAAGCGTTGCTTCCTAAAATGATTACG AAAGTCAGTGTAAAAGAGCTTGACTTGGAAGCTGCATTTGCCGAGCGTCAG CACCATAATAAACTAAGAATGGAAGCACAAGAACGAGGAGAGGTGTACAAAATTCCCAAGCTGAGACGAAACATtgaaatggatgaatatgactttATCCATTGGCGTCGGTCCCTTGAGGAAAGAGAGGCTATGTTAAGAGATATAAGCTG TCGCCGAGCACTTGGGCTTCCACTGGAAGAGCCCGGTAGGTATGTGGATCCAAGTGCTTTTGGAAAGGATCAGTATGATCCTGATAGTCCCTTGTATAGATATGACTACTGGGGTGAGCCAAAGAACTCAGAGAAGAGCAAGCAGGAGCGAATGACGGATGTTCACAATAAATCTATTGTTGGTAAAGGTACTGTTTGGTATGAAATGGCATATGAAGATGCCGTCAAGGAGCGGATGCAGATGGAGGCTCAAGGAATAGTGCGGGAATTGTATGATGAAGATTCTGACAGCGATGAAGTTGGTAcagatgatgacgatgatgatgaagaagactTTGATTACAGCATCCTTGGCGACCCAAGTGCGAATATATCCAACCAACCTTACGTCAATGGGACTGAATCTCGGCTATCAGATGAAGGAATGTTTGAGGATTAG